One stretch of Lucilia cuprina isolate Lc7/37 chromosome 6, ASM2204524v1, whole genome shotgun sequence DNA includes these proteins:
- the LOC111684801 gene encoding maternal protein tudor, with protein LQTAPVQPRMPQSIGNLRSMMQGIHLQNNRIPYTGLHYQPQHHPHHQQPPPPIPTAVGMSATAGSYNGLPGVLPSTVSHFNNFNPRYQRPPPPTQLSAINMPQPQMPLSPPRRTTPATFKSNTLTVGQVYDVSVSFVENGPFLFSVQLVSHQDDLTDMMNQIEKVHLKQFSEKPLLGTACIARYSEDGQLYRALITGVQPTACKVAYIDYGNAELVHFRDLYEIPDEFLKFKAFALRFTLSGHKELEPIDDSLKKAFKDLVIYKNCKLKVMPLEGPPLVQYCELYLQEKNILHVLKQIQKTRLVYAKNEPLRNNDIVEIRYIDSPKNFYVQKVDNIPAFEKLMDDMFLYYNKNQNVPNHLALGAPCIVKYDNEWYRAEVMRADSTAIIVRHVDFGYEQKVTKNLLSTIAEKHLKLPRQAVQCCLKGFENNELSKDLATTQFEMLAEESNRQRRSFTVKVFRIQPDGVNLVNLCTKDLNVMKKLYKLSMPFEQYLTLEKEDFNLHAGGHHGQNGHHKTHSENGNKTPSIASSTDVASMHSSKKGHILNSTTLQSEEQRLQQKQQQLQQQQQQTQQRQYNRNNNVNNQSYATSVTTTEWDKQSSNSSLTTENRDSRSSSSEFKQQQGQRRQNYYKNYPSNRQQQQQQHQQYITSSNNSVASDKRSTTSSYNNQRPSSLSNSNTPPRFQKQQQQQNKQNYQQQQQNSPRQHRQQQQQQQQQQRPQNAPQGFSQQPKHKDNQLNNSNKSSSSGNTETSKKSQEQCNKNNMDNASATSTQQQQQQQAKDKTTTYTFVPLNKAFPVKAIETPCREEVIISWWISPHQFYTQLKSRSAEFERFMKDIQQFYHKLPLQQLQLKVGSYVMARQRKDNIIYRARIMACNQMLRKYKVHFVDFGNQYTVTSEDIWQVEKRFADFPIMAYLCGFDGIVSNYDHLYIIDRMDKYLPQGVTLQCEYIEKNNHELYYVNVKVNKISLKQTLCTEGLITEICPELRLDLLAGQQIRAKISSINNMLNFKIQLPFYGCKNITNIEMLCSYDDVRFVKSNQDIARKFKQFYDGKSCVLNIKDVNDNKVLLLRPLMPLLKEDIPWYICTPPILLESFNVRIVYVPSPYRLYGQIVATEMEMAQLLDDMFNYYENEGTLLETFDLEQICAAKGSDGNWYRARIQSNQNAQGAFEVYYIDYGNTEPVEKQLLKKLEEKFYLNKSAYAVEINLPLKTLAADMQQKQKGKKAAGSTASNETDIAVIKSLTSLTLDKIITVKCLEVKNNHLIADLLMPDGKNMIDLLKEQKLIKSRDLEFMRKLLEKEKPNVLEYIECVDLTLEDEDEGGDEKAKTGNRSKPSTPKKKKTNNKEVEAEKKTAVASQEEKKLIKPEETQEKPKAAEVKAAEIVTEKPKETAKVEETKAKIQEVVVEPMPEPVAEPEPEPVVNPYADMEHAILAHCDNPAQFFIHPMDKVKDLQRLQENIQIVASSLPPLMRIINGAYCISMYSVDKQWYRAKILDAELMVLQFIDFGNTDCVNDTTDLKEMIVFPDVEPLCIPCALPIRPNGTIDWQDAANAIFNDSYNKVLDYEFITQGEQFKKSYVNLYIEGVNVMEKLIKDGYAKPLEIVDSGENCFISHVNGISDFYIQYEKDSKGLELIEIYLADYEKLKKLEKFEKHKIVAALFPDDEMWYRAKLLKQVGEVGYEVLFIDYGNTSISPECREISQEIAELPPLSKKCALEVPASCTGWSDAAEQKFMEIADTGETIFSVELREPSQHHAVVHLLIDGHNINDDLEELCEKKPLPEPCNEMNTSFNNSTLHTSVYETGTLYEAVISHVNSPCDFYIQFTKDTIRLEDMTQSLNTLAMEKIENPCKLQLCAALYPEDSKLYRAKILEILDNNEYRVLFVDFGNEAVTTELKTLPQDLVELKEFSKKCQLENALKYSQFGPIATESFNTLIDQCEGLVKIDIINEGTDKQPAIVKAFAMNTEENLCESLNKLLGMDHKTQTVTIAPQVNSGILPEEDLEKAAKTCVISHAISPSQFYIQLKSNSAKMEMVKKALLNLPAVNENQEKLQQTEVGRVCCAYSAEDDCYYRGRIEGVLAGEKGYEIFLLDYGNTIITQEIRELPEELRSIPAIALKCRLNSIPNGVSDSILEERFAALLETHFGEIYEIEQDDVDEETRVHTVKLQVNYKDLAEELEKAVESNTAVEEVFSPLPTLYDCSIIHVNSPTSFYVQLTKDVSQLEHITDVLLDAETEFPVFTDLQVGAICAAQFPEDLAYYRAEIVALLEDNKCEVHYIDFGNNSITDKFYKLPEDLLKTERYSKQCSLDSTCPLTPEVMQHFSQFVDTRFSETFQLEFLKTSDTLNIVRVFYQEKNIIQEILQIIKNGGVDGALMNGNAAMDDDSEEIVEQTSSGIGSLNTNEAQTNQEQ; from the exons ttacagacTGCTCCTGTTCAGCCACGTATGCCCCAGTCAATTGGAAATTTAAGATCAATGATGCAAG GTattcatttacaaaataatcGCATTCCCTATACTGGTCTCCACTACCAACCACAACATCACCCGCATCATCAACAACCACCTCCGCCAATACCCACTGCCGTTGGCATGTCGGCAACAGCAGGTTCCTATAATGGTTTACCCGGTGTTTTGCCTTCAACAGTGtcacattttaataatttcaatcctCGCTATCAAAGACCACCTCCACCCACACAATTAAGTGCCATCAATATGCCACAACCACAAATGCCACTCTCACCACCCAGACGCACTACGCCAGCTACTTTTAAATCCAATACTCTGACCGTAGGTCAAGTATACGATGTAAGTGTGAGTTTTGTAGAGAATGGTCCATTTTTATTTTCCGTCCAGCTGGTATCCCATCAAGATGACCTAACCGATATGATGAATCAAATTGAAAAGGTGCATTTGAAACAATTTAGTGAGAAACCTTTATTGGGAACAGCTTGTATAGCACGTTATAGCGAAGATGGTCAACTCTACAGAGCTCTTATAACCGGTGTACAACCTACAGCTTGTAAAGTGGCCTACATAGATTATGGCAATGCTGAGTTGGTACATTTTAGAGATTTATATGAAATACCAGatgaatttcttaaatttaaagccTTTGCCTTACGTTTCACTTTATCCGGTCACAAGGAATTGGAACCTATTGATGatagtttaaaaaaagctttcaaggACTTGGTTATTTATAAGAATTGTAAACTAAAAGTTATGCCCTTAGAGGGTCCGCCACTGGTTCAATACTGTGAATTGTATCTGCAGgaaaagaatattttgcatgttttaaaacaaatacagaAAACACGTTTGGTTTATGCTAAAAATGAACCTTTACGTAACAACGATATAGTAGAGATACGTTATATTGATTCACCTAAAAATTTCTATGTACAAAAGGTTGACAATATACCAGCCTTCGAGAAGCTAATGGACgatatgtttttgtattataacaaaaatcaaaatgtacCCAATCACTTGGCTTTGGGTGCACCTTGTATCGTTAAATACGATAATGAGTGGTATAGAGCAGAGGTTATGCGTGCCGATTCCACAGCCATTATAGTCAGACATGTAGATTTTGGCTATGAACAAAAGGTAACGAAAAATCTACTCAGTACCATagcagaaaaacatttaaaattaccaCGTCAAGCGGTGCAATGCTGCCTAAAAGGTTTCGAAAACAATGAATTGAGTAAAGATTTGGCTACCACACAATTTGAAATGTTGGCCGAGGAGTCGAATCGTCAAAGAAGATCCTTTACCGTCAAAGTATTTCGCATACAGCCCGATGGTGTTAATCTAGTAAATCTATGTACCAAAGATCTCAATGTTATGaagaaattatacaaattatcaATGCCATTCGAACAATATTTAACACTGGAAAAGGAAGACTTTAATTTACATGCGGGTGGTCATCATGGCCAGAACGGTCATCACAAAACACATTCAGAAAATGGCAATAAAACACCTTCTATAGCCTCTTCCACGGATGTGGCCTCCATGCATTCAAGTAAAAAAGGTCATATACTTAATTCAACCACATTGCAAAGTGAAGAACAACGTTTACAACAGAAACAGCAAcagttgcaacaacaacagcagcagacaCAGCAAAGGCAATATAATCGCAATAACAATGTTAATAATCAAAGTTATGCTACTTCGGTAACCACCACTGAATGGGACAAACAAAGCTCAAATAGTTCCTTGACTACTGAGAATAGAGATTCACGTTCTAGTTCAAGTGAATTTAAACAGCAGCAGGGACAACGCAGacaaaactattataaaaattatcccTCAAAtagacagcaacaacaacaacagcatcagcaATACATAACAAGTTCCAACAATTCAGTAGCGAGCGATAAACGCAGTACAACCAGCAGTTATAATAATCAAAGACCTTCATCGCTTAGTAACTCTAATACACCACCCAGAttccaaaaacaacaacaacaacaaaataaacaaaattatcaacaacaacaacagaattcTCCACGCCAACAtagacaacagcagcagcaacaacaacagcagcagcgtCCACAAAATGCTCCACAGGGTTTTTCACAACAACCCAAACACAAAGATAATCAGTTAAATAATAGCAACAAGTCTTCCTCCTCAGGTAATACTGAAACTTCCAAAAAATCACAAGAACaatgtaacaaaaacaacatggaTAATGCTTCAGCAACTAGTactcaacagcagcaacagcaacaggcCAAAGATAAAACCACAACCTATACATTTGTACCACTCAACAAAGCTTTCCCAGTCAAAGCCATTGAGACACCTTGTCGTGAGGAAGTTATTATTTCCTGGTGGATATCTCCACATCAATTTTATACTCAATTAAAATCACGTTCCGCAGAATTTGAACGTTTCATGAAAGATATACAACAATTCTATCATAAATTACCGCTACAACAGCTGCAATTGAAGGTGGGTTCGTATGTAATGGCACGTCAACGTAAAGACAACATTATCTATCGTGCCCGCATTATGGCCTGTAATCAAATGTTACGCAAAtataaagtacattttgtagatTTTGGTAATCAGTATACGGTAACTTCAGAGGATATTTGGCAAGTTGAAAAACGTTTTGCCGATTTTCCCATTATGGCCTATTTGTGTGGTTTCGATGGCATTGTCTCCAACTATGATCATCTTTATATTATAGATCGTATGGATAAGTATTTGCCACAGGGTGTAACCTTACAATGTGAATACATTGAAAAGAATAATCATGAACTATATTATGTCAATGTAAAGGTGAATAAGATATCGCTAAAACAAACTCTTTGTACTGAAGGTTTAATTACTGAAATATGTCCGG aaCTTCGCTTGGATTTACTGGCCGGTCAACAAATACGTGCCAAAATATCTTCcattaataatatgttaaatttcaaaattcaattaCCTTTCTATGGCTGTAAAAATATCACTAACATTGAAATGTTATGTTCTTACGATGATGTACGTTTTGTTAAATCTAATCAGGATATAGCGCGCAAGTTTAAACAATTCTATGATGGCAAATCATGTGTTCTCAATATCAAGGATGTTAATGATAATaaagt TCTTTTATTGCGTCCTCTAATGCCGTTGCTTAAAGAAGATATACCCTGGTACATCTGTACGCCACCTATTCTATTGGAAAGTTTTAATGTACGCATTGTATATGTACCATCACCTTATCGTTTGTATGGACAAATTGTGGCCACTGAAATGGAAATGGCACAACTATTAGATGACATGTTTAATTACTATGAAAATGAAG GTACTCTGCTTGAAACATTCGATTTGGAGCAAATATGTGCCGCTAAAGGCAGTGATGGCAATTGGTATCGAGCACGCATACAAAGTAATCAAAATGCCCAGGGTGCTTTTGAAGTTTACTATATAGATTATGGCAATACAGAACCGGTAGAGAAGcagcttttaaagaaattagaagaaaaattctatttaaataagAGTGCTTATGCTGTGGAAATAAATCTGCCGCTAAAAACATTGGCAGCCGATATGCAACAGAAACAAAAGGGCAAAAAAGCTGCAGGATCAACTGCATCCAATGAAACCGATATAGCTGTCATTAAATCATTGACCAGCTTAACTTTGGATAAGATAATCACTGTTAAGTGTCTGGAAGTTAAGAATAATCATTTAATAGCCGATCTCTTAATGCCGGATGGTAAAAATATGATTGATTTGCTTAAggaacaaaaacttattaaatcgCGAGATTTGGAATTTATGCGCAAATTATTGGAGAAAGAAAAACCCAATGTTTTGGAATATATAGAATGTGTTGATTTAACCTTGGAAGATGAGGATGAGGGTGGCGATGAGAAAGCAAAAACAGGCAATAGAAGTAAACCATCAACGcccaagaaaaagaaaaccaatAACAAAGAAGTTGAAGCAGAGAAAAAGACTGCGGTCGCCAGTCAAGAAGAAAAGAAATTGATTAAGCCCGAGGAAACACAAGAAAAACCTAAAGCGGCAGAAGTTAAAGCCGCCGAAATTGTGACAGAGAAACCCAAAGAAACAGCTAAAGTTGAGGAAACCAAAGCCAAAATACAAGAAGTTGTTGTTGAACCAATGCCAGAGCCTGTGGCAGAACCTGAACCAGAACCTGTTGTTAATCCTTATGCTGATATGGAACATGCTATATTAGCTCATTGCGATAACCCGGCTCAATTCTTTATACATCCCATGGACAAGGTTAAAGATCTACAGCGTTTGCAAGAGAACATACAAATTGTGGCCAGTTCTTTGCCACCTTTAATGCGCATTATCAACGGTGCCTACTGTATATCCATGTACTCGGTGGACAAACAATGGTATCGTGCTAAAATCTTAGATGCCGAATTAATGGTTTTACAATTTATCGATTTTGGCAACACTGATTGTGTAAACGATACTACAGATTTGAAAGAAATGATTGTTTTCCCTGATGTTGAACCTTTATGTATACCCTGCGCTCTACCCATACGTCCCAATGGTACTATCGACTGGCAGGATGCGGCCAATGCTATATTCAACGATTCCTATAATAAGGTTTTGGACTATGAGTTCATAACCCAGGGGGAACAATTCAAAAAGAGTTATGTTAATCTGTACATAGAGGGTGTTAATGTTATGGAGAAATTAATAAAGGATGGCTATGCCAAACCTTTGGAAATAGTAGATTCAGGAGAGAATTGTTTTATATCACATGTAAATGGTATTTCAGACTTCTATATACAATATGAAAAAGATTCTAAAGGCTTGGAACTAATCGAAATCTATTTAGCCGACTATGAGAAACTTaagaaattggaaaaatttgaaaaacacaaaattgtgGCCGCCCTATTTCCCGACGATGAAATGTGGTACAGAGCCAAGTTGTTGAAACAAGTTGGCGAGGTTGGTTATGAGGTTTTGTTTATAGACTATGGTAACACCAGCATTAGTCCAGAGTGTCGTGAGATTTCTCAAGAAATCGCCGAATTGCCTCCACTCTCAAAGAAATGTGCTTTAGAGGTGCCTGCCAGCTGCACCGGCTGGTCTGATGCAGCTGAACagaaatttatggaaattgCTGATACTGGTGAGACTATATTCAGTGTAGAATTACGTGAGCCATCGCAACATCATGCCGTTGTCCATCTACTAATTGATGGTCATAATATCAATGATGATCTTGAGGAGTTGTGCGAAAAGAAACCTCTACCCGAACCCTGTAACGAAATGAATACCAGTTTTAACAACTCGACTCTGCACACCTCTGTTTATGAGACCGGCACTCTATACGAAGCGGTTATATCACATGTCAATTCTCCTTgtgatttttatatacaatttaccAAGGATACTATACGTCTAGAAGATATGACACAATCTCTTAATACTTTGGCCATGGAGAAGATAGAGAATCCTTGCAAATTGCAGTTGTGTGCTGCCCTCTATCCAGAAGATTCCAAACTATACAGAGctaaaatattggaaatattAGACAATAATGAATACCGAGTTCTTTTTGTAGACTTTGGCAATGAAGCTGTTACCACAGAACTTAAGACTTTACCCCAAGATCTAGTAGAACTAAAGGAATTCTCTAAGAAATGCCAATTGGAAAATGCCCTTAAATATTCTCAATTTGGTCCAATTGCCACAGAGTCTTTCAATACCTTGATAGATCAATGTGAGGGACTAGTCAAAATCGATATTATTAATGAAGGCACTGACAAGCAGCCGGCCATAGTGAAAGCATTTGCCATGAACACGGAAGAAAATCTCTGTGAAAGTCTTAATAAACTTTTAGGCATGGATCATAAAACCCAAACGGTGACAATAGCCCCACAAGTTAACAGTGGCATATTGCCCGAAGAGGACTTGGAAAAGGCAGCCAAAACTTGTGTCATTTCTCATGCCATTTCACCCTCACAATTCTACATACAATTGAAATCTAATTCGGCCAAAATGGAAATGGTAAAGAAGGCACTACTCAATTTGCCAGCAGTCAATGAAAACCAAGAGAAACTGCAACAAACCGAAGTGGGAAGAGTGTGTTGTGCATATTCAGCTGAAGATGACTGTTACTATAGAGGACGTATAGAAGGTGTGTTGGCGGGTGAGAAAGGCTATGAAATATTCTTATTAGATTATGGTAATACCATAATAACCCAAGAAATACGTGAGTTACCCGAAGAACTAAGATCAATACCAGCCATAGCTCTAAAATGTCGTCTAAATTCTATACCTAACGGCGTGAGTGACTCAATATTAGAAGAGCGTTTTGCTGCTTTATTGGAAACACATTTCGGTGAAATTTACGAAATAGAACAGGATGATGTGGATGAGGAAACACGTGTACACACCGTTAAGCTGCAAGTCAATTACAAGGACTTGGCCGAGGAACTAGAAAAAGCCGTGGAATCTAATACTGCTGTAGAAGAAGTATTCTCTCCTTTACCTACTCTTTATGATTGTAGTATCATACATGTAAATTCTCCCACCTCTTTCTATGTACAATTAACCAAAGACGTTTCTCAACTAGAACACATCACCGATGTTTTACTAGATGCAGAAACAGAATTTCCTGTATTCACTGACTTACAAGTGGGTGCCATATGTGCTGCCCAATTTCCCGAAGATCTCGCCTATTATCGTGCCGAAATTGTAGCCCTGCTAGAGGATAACAAATGTGAAGTTCATTACATAGACTTTGGCAATAACTCAATAACCGATAAATTCTATAAACTACCTGAAGATCTACTTAAAACCGAAAGATATAGTAAACAATGTTCCTTGGACTCTACATGTCCACTGACACCCGAAGTTATGCaacatttttcacaatttgTTGATACACGTTTCTCCGAGACATTCCAATTAGAATTTCTAAAAACATCCGATACTTTAAACATTGTAAGAGTATTCTATCAGGAAAAGAATATCATACAGGAAATCTTACAAATCATTAAAAACGGTGGAGTTGATGGAGCATTAATGAATGGTAATGCAGCTATGGATGATGATAGTGAAGAAATAGTTGAACAAACTAGCAGTGGCATTGGTAGTTTAAATACTAACGAAGCTCAAACAAATCAAGAGCAGTAA